From the genome of Miscanthus floridulus cultivar M001 chromosome 10, ASM1932011v1, whole genome shotgun sequence, one region includes:
- the LOC136487075 gene encoding splicing factor U2af large subunit B-like, whose product MAEYDERYQGNGDTAAAAAEGGYAQAEHAAVAGGSPPADSKPAGFSDHADGRSSQPQHETQSHDSGSSKSRERDRERDKGKDRERDRDRGREKERDRDRDKDHERGDRDRDRDRHHRDRRERSERREHRDRSDDRDRDRHRDDRDRHRSHDSERRRDRDRDIDGHRRHRSRSPSKSRDRDRRSRSRSKSKRVSGFDQAPPQQALPIVAAGAIPGQLHGVTAPITGVGVLPNLYNLAAGQFNPLVIQPQAMTQQATRHARRVYVGGLPPTANEQTVAIFFNGVMAAIGGNTAGPGDAVLNVYINHDKKFAFVEMRSVEEASNAMALDGIMFEGAPVKVRRPTDYNPSLAAALGPSQPNPNLNLAAVGLTPGSAGGLEGPDRIFVGGLPYYFTEAQVRELLESFGPLRGFDLVKDRETGNSKGYAFCVYQDLNVTDIACAALNGIKMGDKTLTVRRANQGTSQPRPEQESILLQAQQQVQMQKLVYQVGGALPTKVVCLTQVVTADELRDDEEYEDIVEDMREEGRKYGNLVKVVIPRPDPSGAPVAGVGKVFLEYADVEGSTKAKTGMHGRKFGGNQVVAVFYPEDKFAAEQYD is encoded by the exons aTGGCCGAGTACGACGAGCGCTACCAGGGCAACGGCGACACGGCCGCGGCCGCAGCCGAGGGCGGCTACGCGCAGgccgagcacgccgccgtcgccggGGGTTCGCCGCCAGCCGACAGCAAGCCCGCCGGGTTCTCTGACCACGCCGACGGCCGCTCTTCCCAGCCCCAG CACGAGACACAATCACATGACAGTGGTTCCTCCAAATCTCGAGAAAGGGACCGAGAACGTGATAAGGGCAAGGACAGGGAGCGAGACAGGGATCGTGGCCGAGAAAAGGAGAGGGACCGAGACAGGGATAAGGATCATGAAAGAGGTGACAGAGACAGAGATCGTGATCGCCACCACAGGGACCGTCGTGAGCGCAGTGAGAGAAGGGAACACCGTGATCGTTCTGATGACCGTGACCGTGACCGTCACCGTGATGATCGTGACCGTCACAGGAGCCATGATTCTGAGAG GAGAAGAGATCGTGATCGTGACATTGATGGCCATCGTAGGCATCGCTCCCGCTCCCCTTCTAAGAGTCGTGACCGTGACCGCAGATCACGGTCTCGATCGAAGAG CAAGCGCGTGAGTGGTTTTGACCAAGCACCTCCACAACAGGCACTTCCTATTGTTGCTGCTGGTGCTATCCCTG GTCAGCTTCATGGTGTCACTGCTCCTATTACCGGGGTTGGGGTGCTTCCAAACTTGTATAATTTGGCTGCTGGACAG TTCAACCCCCTTGTTATTCAGCCACAAGCCATGACACAACAGGCTACGCGACATGCTCGGCGTGTCTATGTGGGCGGACTTCCTCCAACTGCTAATGAGCAG ACCGTTGCCATATTCTTCAATGGAGTTATGGCTGCTATTGGAGGAAACACAGCTGGTCCAGGTGATGCTGTTCTTAATGTCTACATAAACCATGACAAGAAATTTGCTTTTGTGGAGATGAGATCTGTGGAGGAAGCAAGCAATGCAATGGCCTTAGATGGCATAATGTTTGAGGGAGCACCCGTCAAGGTTAGAAGGCCAACGGACTACAATCCTTCCCTAGCAGCTGCTCTGGGTCCGAGCCAGCCAAATCCGAATCTCAATCTTGCTGCTGTTGGCTTAACACCTGGCTCTGCTGGAGGATTGGAAGGCCCAGACCGGATCTTTGTAGGTGGTCTACCATATTACTTCACTGAGGCCCAAGTGCGGGAGTTGCTCGAGTCCTTTGGACCTCTGCGTGGATTTGATCTTGTGAAGGATAGAGAAACTGGTAATTCGAAGGGATATGCCTTCTGTGTGTACCAGGATCTTAATGTTACCGACATTGCCTGTGCTGCTCTTAATGGCATCAAGATGGGAGACAAGACTCTTACTGTTAGGCGGGCAAACCAAGGAACTTCTCAGCCTAGGCCAGAGCAAGAAAGCATCCTGTTGCAGGCACAGCAGCAGGTGCAAATGCAG AAACTCGTATACCAAGTTGGAGGTGCCCTGCCAACAAAAGTTGTATGCCTGACACAGGTAGTGACAGCAGATGAACTGAGAGATGATGAGGAATACGAAGACATTGTGGAGGACATGAGGGAAGAAGGACGCAAATATG GTAACTTGGTGAAAGTTGTAATTCCACGGCCTGACCCCAGCGGTGCTCCTGTTGCTGGTGTTGGAAAG GTGTTTTTGGAATATGCAGATGTCGAGGGCTCAACCAAAGCGAAGACGGGGATGCATGGGCGGAAATTCGGCGGGAACCAGGTGGTGGCCGTGTTCTACCCTGAGGACAAGTTCGCCGCTGAGCAGTACGACTGA